The nucleotide window GACACCAAGATGGAAGAAATCACCGACCACCTGCCCGTGGACAGCGAGATCAAGAACACCCTGTGCGGGAAAAAGACCAAATACACCCCGTGGCTCGAACTGGCCCAGGCCATCGAGGAATCCGATTGGGACAAAGTCAGCGACCGGGCCAAGGCGCTCAATCTCCTGCCCGGGACCGTGGCCGTCAGCTATCAGCACGCCTTCTCCTGGGTTGACGCATTCTTCGCCGCCAAGCCCGGCGTGTGATCGCTCCGCAGCCTCCCGACCATGGTGCTCACCCGCCGCCAATTCCTCGCATCACTGGCCGGGGTGGCCGCGCTATCAGGGACAGCCTCCGCCACACCGTCGTCCCCCGGGACCTATGCCCTGGCCGGGCGCATCGTAACCGGCCAGGACGAACACCCCCTCACGGGACACGCGGTCCTGGTCCGGGGAGGCTTCATCGAGGGCATCGTCCCGGCCCGGACAGTGGCCGACAGGCCCGTAATCGCCCCGCGCGACGCCACCATCCTGCCCGGCATCATCAACGCCCACTGCCATGGAGTCCACACCCCCGAGGCGAGAAGGGAACGCTGGCTCTCCAGCGGCGTCACCTCCATCGGCGACCCGGGCGCACCGCTTTCGGCCATGGCCCTGCTCGCACAAGCCCCGACCGGTGCCACGGCCACGGCGGCCTTTTCCGGCCCCATGCTGGCCGCGCCCGGCGGGTACCCCCTGCCCGTGCACGACCCGAAATTCGCCATGGTCATCCGCTCCCCGCAAGAGGCCGCTGACGCGGTCGGGATGCTGGCCGACCGGGGCGCTACCATGATCAAGATGGCCTTTGAACCGGGCGTCATGCCCGAACCGTGGCCCGTGCCGGACCAGCCCGCTGCGGAGGCCGCCTGCAACGCCGCCCGAAAACTCGGGCTCACCGTCCGCTGCCACGTGCAGGACCTTTCGGGCCTCAGGCCCGCACTGGATGCCGGGGCGCACACCATCGAGCACGTCCCGCATCGCTGGATCAGGCACGGCGAACATCGCCCCGTGCTCGACGAAGACGGAAGCGTGATCCCCTGTTATCGCGATTTGCTGGAACGCATGGTGCGCGAAGGCGTGATCCTCACCCCCACCCTGGACGTGCTCTCCCGCACCCCCTGGAACGGCCCGGAACTGTATGAGCCGGTACGCGCATTCAACAAGATGGGCGGACGGTTGGCGGCAGGCAACGATTTCCCCTACCGGCGCACCGGAGCGGGCATGATCCTTGATGAATTCCGGCTGCTCGGCCGGGCCGGATTGACGGGGGAAGAGATACTCCGGGCGGCCACGAGCGGTTCCGCCTCGGCCTGCGGATTCACGGACCGGGGCGTCATTGCGCCGGGGATGGCCGCGGACCTGCTGGTGACGGCGGGCGATCCCGCCACCGATCCGGACGTGCTGGCCGCGCCCCTGCACATCGTCAAGCACGGCCTTTTCATCGCTTAGGGCTCACAGGCGGCGGGCCGACTCCGCCTTGAGCGGAGCGTGCCCGGCCAGGGCGGCGTCGATCTCGGCCAGGGCCCGGTCCTTGCCCGACGGCAGCCGGACCTTGAGGGGCAGATAGTTGGAGGCGTGGTTGGCCAGGAACAGGCCGCGCGTCAGGTGCAGACCGGAGAGCATCTCCCGGATTTCCGCCAGCAGCCCCGGCGCGTCGAGCAGCTCGAACTCACCGCGCTCACGGCGGTCGTGCAGGGGAGTGCCCGGGACCAGCATCAGGCTGAGCGCCCCGACCTGTTCCGGGTCCATGGAATTCAGGGCTGCGGCGGTTGCCCGGGCGTGTTCCATGGACCGTGCGGTCCCGCCCAACCCGTTGATGACCGTGACGTTGAGCTTGAGCCCGGCGTCGCGCACGCGGTGCCCCTGCCGAACGATGAAGGCGCTGTCGCCGTTCTTGCCCATGGACCGCAAGATCTCGTCGTCCCCGGACTCCAGCCCCATGTACACGATCCCCAGCCCCAGCTCCCGCAGGTCCCTGAGCTCGACGTCGGACTTGCGCGCCAGACTCTTTGCGTTGGCGTAGGTGCCCACGCGGGTCACCCACGGAAGGCGGTCCCGGACCCGTTCGAGGATGTCGACGAGCTTTGGCTGCGGCAGGATCATGGCGTCGCCGTCGCACAGGAAGACCCGCCGCTGCCCCACGCAGTTGCGGGCCGCGAACTCTATGTCGGCCATGACCGTTTCCCGATCCTTGATGGCGAACCGCTTGTCCAGGTAGGCGCCGCAGAACGCGCACTTGCCGTGCGAACAACCGAGGGTCACCTGCAGCAGGATGGACCCGGCCTCGCTCGGCGGACGTATGATCATTCCCCTGTGGTCCAAAAACGCGCTCCCTCGGCCGAACCGCCAAAACGGCCCTTTGCCGATTTTTCCTCTTTGCCATTGACCCCCGGACGGGGATTTTCTACACTTTTCAACTAGTAAGCCAGCCCCGGTCGTGATGCCGGGCAATTCCAGGCGCGGACACCATGACGATCAAGAAAAAACCGGCACGGCCCACATCCTATGTCGCATTGGACGAAACATCCAGAGCGCTCATGGACTCTTCCATGGAATCCGCCTTTGTCATGGACGTCAGCGGATACGTCCTGGCCGCCAACAAGGCGGCGGCCAGCCTGTTCGACCTGAAATCCAACGACACGCTGCAGCAATACAACATTTACGACCTCCTGCCCCAAGATGCCGCCGACTCCCGCCGGGCCAAGATCGCCGAGGCCATCCGGGACGTGCGCGCGGTTCGGTTCGAGGAGGAGATAGACGGGCGCTCCCTGGTCCATTCCATCGTCCCGGTAGCCAACCCCTGGGGAGAGGTGGCCCGGCTGGCGGTGCACACCCTGGACCTGACCAAGCTGAGGAGAACGGACGAAGACCTGCGGCGGGAGCAACAGCGCCAGATCTTCTTCATGGAGTCCCTGCCCGGAATCGTCTACCACCTCTATCCCGACAACACCATCCGCTACGCCAACCGCTATTTCCGGCGCTACTTCGGCAGCCCGAGGGACAAGACCTGCCGCGAAGCCCTCAATTGCTCCGACCTTTCCTGCGAGGCCTGCCCGCCCATGGAGTCCATGAAAACGGACCGCGCCCTGGAATGGGACTGGACGGACGCCCAGGGCAGGACCTTCCACCTCCAGTGCAGCCCCATGACCGACTCCGCCGGGGAACGGATGATCATGGTCCTGGGCATCGACATCACGGCCAGGCAAAAGGCCGAAGACGCCCTGAAACAGGCCCGGGACAAATTGGAAGAGCGCGTCCGCCAGCGCACCGAGGAACTGGAACAGGCCAATCTGAAGCTGACCAACAAATCCGTGCGCCTGGTCAATGCCATGAAAAAGGCGGACGAGGCCACCCGGGCGAAATCATCGTTCCTGGCCAACATGAGCCACGAGATACGCACCCCGCTCAACGCCGTGCTCGGCATGGCGGAACTGGCCATGTCGGTGACCGATCCCGACAGGAAGAACCACTACCTCGGCCGGATCATGGATGCGGGCAACTCCCTCCTGGCCATCATCAACGACATCCTGGACTTCTCCAAGATCGAAGCGCACAAGCTGGCCCTGGAAGCGATAGACTTCGACATCCGACGGACCATGGAAGCCACCCTGGACCTGTACATGCTCCCGGCCGGGAAGAAGGGACTCGACCTGACCTTCTCCGTGGACGACGACGTGCCCCAGGTGCTGATGGGCGACCCCTCCCGCCTGGGCCAGATTCTCATCAACCTGGTCAGCAATGCCATCAAGTTCACCGAGACCGGAGGAGTGGACGTCCGGGTGTCCCTGGTGGAAGGCCCGGAGGATGTGGTCCCCGAAGCCCCGGTCAAGCTCCTGTTCAGCGTCAGCGACACGGGTGTGGGCATTGCCGAGGATAAGCAGAAAGACGTTTTCGAATCCTTTCTCCAGGCGGACGACTCCATCACCCGGAAACACGGCGGCACAGGACTGGGCCTGACCATCTGCACGCTGCTGGTGGAACTCATGGGCGGCGAAATCGGCCTGGAAAGCGAGGAGGGCAAGGGGTCCACCTTCCGGTTCTCGGCCCGACTCAAGGTCGGCGATGCGGACAAGGTGGAAGCCGAGATGGTCCGTTTCGCATCCAGAAACATACCCGACATGCCCCGGCTCAAGGTCCTGCTCGCGGACGACAACGCCTTGAACAGGGAGCTGGCCACCACCCTCCTCACGGAACAGGGGCACGAAGTCCTGGACGTGACCAACGGCGTCAAGGCCCTGGACGCGCTCAAAGAGAGACATTTCGACATGGTGCTCATGGACGTGCAGATGCCGGTCATGGACGGCATCTCGGCCACACGGGCCATCCGCGACCCCAACTCCGGCGTCCTCGACCCGGACATCCCGATCATCGCCCTGACCGCCCACGCCCTCAAGGGGGACCGTGAGCGGTTCCTGGAAGCCGGGATGAACGATTACATTTCCAAGCCCATCACCATGCGGGGCTTCTACGACACCATCGCCCGCGCAGCGGCCGGAGCCCCGCCCGCACCGTCGACGGGGGCTTCCGCCAAGCCGGCGCAGACGGGCGGCAGCACTCTTTTCGACCGGCAATCCGCCCTGGACATGCTCGGCGGTCGCGAGGCCCTCCTGAGGCGCATGGATGAAATCTTCATCCGGGACGTTCCCGAGGACCTGAAGCAACTCACCGAATCGCTGGAAACACATGATTGGGATACGGCGCGTCGGCTGGCCCATTCCATCAAGGGCGCGGCGCGCACGGTGGGCGCCCTGCGCACCGGGGCCATCGCAGAACAGCTCGAATACCTGTGCAAGCAGAAAGATGTTTCCACTGCCGGCAAGGAACTTAAAATCCTTGAATGCGAAACGGAATACGCGCTAAAGTACGTTACAAAAGAATTGGGCGATAAACCGGAAACCCCCTGACGCGGGAAGGAGTTGGTTCATGAAGACGATTTTGGTTGTGGATGACGCCCCCATGATTCGCGAACTCCTGAAGTCCGTGCTTGAGGCGGAGGGCTACAATGTGATTGAGGCCGCAGATGGAGAAGAGGCCGTCCACATATGCCGCGACAACGCCATCGATCTCTCCATCATCGACATTTTCCTGCCCAAGAAGGGCGGGCTGCAAGTCATGGGCGAGCTGATCAAATCCGACAGTTCTCACAAGTTCATCGCCATCTCCGGGGGCGAAGCCTTCAACCCGGAGGCCATCGTCGAGCTGGCCAAGGTCTTCGACGTGGTGGACACCTTCACCAAACCCATCGACACCAGGAAGCTGGTGGATTCGGTAAAAAAGGCCTTGGATTAGCCCGCAGCCAGGCAAAAAGGGCCCGCCGGAGTGATCCGGCGGGCCCTTTTTGCCTGTGTCGGGCTACATCAGATCAACCGTCACGCCTTCGTTGAGATAGAAGAGCAGTTCGTATTTCTCCTGAAGCCTCCCGACCACCTCTTCGACGGAAAGGTCGCCCATGTCCTCCACCGTGACGTAGGCGTTGCTGAACCCCGTCTGCGTGGGGTCATGGGCAGTGAACACGCTGGTGAAGATCACACCCAACTCCTTGAGATCGCAGAGCAGGGCGGGCAGGAGCCCGGGACGGCCGTCCATGCGGACGGCAAACTGGGCTCCGCCACGGGCCGAACCCGAGGCCGTACACAGGAAACGGAGCACGTCGGCCTGGGTAATGATGCCGACCAGCTGACCGGAGTCCACCACGGGCAATCCCCCGACCTTGTGCTTGACCAGGATTTCGGCAACTTCGGTCATGGCCGTGTCCGAGGCAACGGAAATGGGTTCCAGGGTCATGATGTCCCCGGCCGTAAGAGTATACAGGCCGCCGCCCTTTTCGGAAGCGAAGTCCCCGGGAATGAACTTGGACGGCATGGCGTCGCGAACATCGCGGTCGGAGACGATGCCCACCAGCTTGCCGTCGCCGTCGATGACCGGAAACTGCCGGATATTCTTTTCCCGCAGTATCTCGGCGGCGTCCAGCACCGACGAATTGACGCCCAGGGACATGACATTGACGGTCATCCAGTCTCTGACCAGCATCCTACACCTCCTGCTCCTCGAATTGCCGGTCGGCAAGTTGTCCGCATTACGTACCCACTCGCAACCCAAAAAGCAACGGGGATCACAGTTTCACCACTTCGGCCTCCACTGCCCGCACCAACTCAAGAAGCCGGGACTTCAGCCCCCCGACCTCTTCGATCACCAATTCCAACTCACCGAGATAGCACCGCTTTTCCAAATCCCTCGACCGCCGGACCACGTCCATGGCCAACACGTGGCTGGCGATATTGGTGATGGAGTGCAGGGCGGCCCCCACTTCCTTGGCATCCAGATCCTCGACGCTTTTGTCGAGTTTCGCGATCTTGTCGAACGCCTCGACGAGAAACAGGTCCAGAATATCCTTGAACAGTTCCGTGTTCCCCTGGAACCGCTGCATGAGCGCGTCCATATCGAGCGGCTCGGCGGGCGGCTCGGCGGGCGGCGGCGCAGCCAGGGGCTTGCCGCGCTCCCCCTTCCTGGCGGCCATGCTCCGGACAATGACCGCAGACAGCTCCTGCATGTCCACGGGCTTGCTCACGTAGTCGTCCATGCCCGCATTGATCATCCGCTCACGGTCGCCCTTCATGGCATATGCGGTCAGGGCGATGACCGGGACGGACCGGTCGAAGAGCCTGCCGTCGGACTCGCGGATGGCGCGGGTGGCCTCGATGCCGCTCATCTCGGGCATCTGGATATCCATGAGCACGAGGTCGATCTCCCGGCCCTGGGACTTGAGAATGTCCAGGGTCTCGATGCCGTTCTCCGCCGTGACTATGGTGTGGCCGAACATGGTCAGGAAATGCGTCAGGTATTTCCGGTTCATGGGATTGTCTTCGGCCAACAGGATTTGCAGGTGCAGGGCCTCCGGCGCCCGGCCCCTTTTCTCCTCGGCCACGGGTTCCCCGGCCTGGGTCCGATCGAACCAGGCCGTGAAATGGAACGTGCTGCCGTGGCCCGGTTCGCTCTCCACGCCGATCTCGCCGCCCATCATGTGGACCAGCTCACGGCTGATGGCCAGGCCCAGTCCGGTGCCCTTGTGCTTTTTGCGGAGCGAGCAGTCCGCCTGGATGAACTCGTCGAAAATGGAGTCGAGCTTGTCTGCGGCAATACCCTCGCCCGTGTCGCTGACCCGGAAAAGCAGACAGAAACGATCCCCCTCCCGCTTGGACATGCTGACGTTCAGCTCCACAAGCCCGTGCTCCGTGAACTTGAGCGCGTTGCCGATGAGGTTGCGCAGTATCTGGCCCAGCTTGGCCGCGTCGCCACGCACCATTTTCGGCACGTCCTCGGCCACGCTGTAGCGGAAGACGAGTCCCGCAGCCGACGCCTGCGGGCCGAAGGACCGGACGCAGGTCTTCAGCTCTTTGCGGAAAACGAAGTCCTCCGGCTGCAGTTCCATCTTGCCCGCCTCGATCTTGGAAATGTCGAGGACGTCGTTGACGATCTCGAGGAGGGCGTTGGATGCGTCGCGGATCATGTCCACGTGCTCCCGCTGGTCCTCCTTGAGGCCCGTGGTGACAAGCATCTCCGCCATGCCCAGAATGCCGCTGATGGGAGTCCTGATCTCGTGGCTCATGTTTGCCAGGAACATGGACTTGGCCATGTTCGCCTCCAGGGCGGCCGAGGACGCCTCCTCGGCAGTCCTGTTCGCCTCCCTGAGCTGCTCGGCCATGGTCGTGTAATGAATGGCCGAGCCGAAAATGTTGGCCGCCAGGACCAGGGATTCGATCTCGACCGGCAGCCAGTCCCGTTCGCGGCGATGTTCCGAGAGACCGAGAAATCCCCACCAGGCCGCCCCGGCAAAGACGGGCACGATGATCACGGACTTGGCCCCGGTGGCCTCGAACATCTCCCGCTCATCCTTATGGAAATCCCTGGTGTGGCCGGTGATCACCTTTCCCCTGATCAGGGCCGTCCGCCACGCCGCGAACCGGGCGGCAAGGTCCTGGATCCGGAACCCGGGCCCGGCCAGGATGGGCTCGATGCCTTCCGCCGTCCATTCGTACTGCAGATCAAAGGTCTCCCCTTCCTCCAGCTCGCCGGTCTTGTTGAAAAGATACACACGGGTGACGTCCGTGGATTTGCCCAGTTCGCCCAGAGCCCTTCCGAACCCCTCTTCCCAGTTCGAATGGTGCAGGAACCGGCTGGCAAAGACGGTCAGCACCTGGAGGATGGAGTCACGCCGGGAAAGCAGCTCTTCAAATTCCTTGTACAGGGAGACGTCGCGCGCGATGCCCCATGCCCGGGCCACGTTGCCGCCGGAATCCAGTTCCACCTCGCGGTTGACGTGCAGATGACGCACCTTGCCGCCCTCGGCCAGGACCCGATACTCGAAATCCAGCGGCCACCCCTGGTCGAAAGTGGCCTCGTTGGCCCTGTCGAAGATATCCAGGTCGTCGGGGTGCACGAATTCGCGCAGGTCCTTGAAACCCCGCTCAAGGCCTATATTCTCCCTGCCCAATACGCGGCGGAACCCTTCGGACCACTTGAACCGTCCCTCGCCGTCCATTTCCCAACTGCCGAACTTGTCGGTCCGTTCCATCCAGTCGAGCATCTCCCGATTCCCGACGAGCCGGTGTTCCAGGCAGAGGATATCCTCCAGATGGTGCAGGCTCCGGGTCAGGCACCCCCTTGTCCCCTTATTGAAGTCGAAACAGTCATGGGCACCGAGTT belongs to Pseudodesulfovibrio portus and includes:
- a CDS encoding amidohydrolase family protein, which gives rise to MVLTRRQFLASLAGVAALSGTASATPSSPGTYALAGRIVTGQDEHPLTGHAVLVRGGFIEGIVPARTVADRPVIAPRDATILPGIINAHCHGVHTPEARRERWLSSGVTSIGDPGAPLSAMALLAQAPTGATATAAFSGPMLAAPGGYPLPVHDPKFAMVIRSPQEAADAVGMLADRGATMIKMAFEPGVMPEPWPVPDQPAAEAACNAARKLGLTVRCHVQDLSGLRPALDAGAHTIEHVPHRWIRHGEHRPVLDEDGSVIPCYRDLLERMVREGVILTPTLDVLSRTPWNGPELYEPVRAFNKMGGRLAAGNDFPYRRTGAGMILDEFRLLGRAGLTGEEILRAATSGSASACGFTDRGVIAPGMAADLLVTAGDPATDPDVLAAPLHIVKHGLFIA
- a CDS encoding radical SAM protein; amino-acid sequence: MIIRPPSEAGSILLQVTLGCSHGKCAFCGAYLDKRFAIKDRETVMADIEFAARNCVGQRRVFLCDGDAMILPQPKLVDILERVRDRLPWVTRVGTYANAKSLARKSDVELRDLRELGLGIVYMGLESGDDEILRSMGKNGDSAFIVRQGHRVRDAGLKLNVTVINGLGGTARSMEHARATAAALNSMDPEQVGALSLMLVPGTPLHDRRERGEFELLDAPGLLAEIREMLSGLHLTRGLFLANHASNYLPLKVRLPSGKDRALAEIDAALAGHAPLKAESARRL
- a CDS encoding PAS domain-containing hybrid sensor histidine kinase/response regulator, translating into MTIKKKPARPTSYVALDETSRALMDSSMESAFVMDVSGYVLAANKAAASLFDLKSNDTLQQYNIYDLLPQDAADSRRAKIAEAIRDVRAVRFEEEIDGRSLVHSIVPVANPWGEVARLAVHTLDLTKLRRTDEDLRREQQRQIFFMESLPGIVYHLYPDNTIRYANRYFRRYFGSPRDKTCREALNCSDLSCEACPPMESMKTDRALEWDWTDAQGRTFHLQCSPMTDSAGERMIMVLGIDITARQKAEDALKQARDKLEERVRQRTEELEQANLKLTNKSVRLVNAMKKADEATRAKSSFLANMSHEIRTPLNAVLGMAELAMSVTDPDRKNHYLGRIMDAGNSLLAIINDILDFSKIEAHKLALEAIDFDIRRTMEATLDLYMLPAGKKGLDLTFSVDDDVPQVLMGDPSRLGQILINLVSNAIKFTETGGVDVRVSLVEGPEDVVPEAPVKLLFSVSDTGVGIAEDKQKDVFESFLQADDSITRKHGGTGLGLTICTLLVELMGGEIGLESEEGKGSTFRFSARLKVGDADKVEAEMVRFASRNIPDMPRLKVLLADDNALNRELATTLLTEQGHEVLDVTNGVKALDALKERHFDMVLMDVQMPVMDGISATRAIRDPNSGVLDPDIPIIALTAHALKGDRERFLEAGMNDYISKPITMRGFYDTIARAAAGAPPAPSTGASAKPAQTGGSTLFDRQSALDMLGGREALLRRMDEIFIRDVPEDLKQLTESLETHDWDTARRLAHSIKGAARTVGALRTGAIAEQLEYLCKQKDVSTAGKELKILECETEYALKYVTKELGDKPETP
- a CDS encoding response regulator; translated protein: MKTILVVDDAPMIRELLKSVLEAEGYNVIEAADGEEAVHICRDNAIDLSIIDIFLPKKGGLQVMGELIKSDSSHKFIAISGGEAFNPEAIVELAKVFDVVDTFTKPIDTRKLVDSVKKALD
- a CDS encoding CBS domain-containing protein, with protein sequence MLVRDWMTVNVMSLGVNSSVLDAAEILREKNIRQFPVIDGDGKLVGIVSDRDVRDAMPSKFIPGDFASEKGGGLYTLTAGDIMTLEPISVASDTAMTEVAEILVKHKVGGLPVVDSGQLVGIITQADVLRFLCTASGSARGGAQFAVRMDGRPGLLPALLCDLKELGVIFTSVFTAHDPTQTGFSNAYVTVEDMGDLSVEEVVGRLQEKYELLFYLNEGVTVDLM
- a CDS encoding response regulator, with amino-acid sequence MKILILAGKSVDLDVAAMLSGEHEVVEVRLSMVSRGVRRLEKENADCVVLVPNDDDSSWPRAITRIREEYRLHVIMLTQEEPSQRKALELGAHDCFDFNKGTRGCLTRSLHHLEDILCLEHRLVGNREMLDWMERTDKFGSWEMDGEGRFKWSEGFRRVLGRENIGLERGFKDLREFVHPDDLDIFDRANEATFDQGWPLDFEYRVLAEGGKVRHLHVNREVELDSGGNVARAWGIARDVSLYKEFEELLSRRDSILQVLTVFASRFLHHSNWEEGFGRALGELGKSTDVTRVYLFNKTGELEEGETFDLQYEWTAEGIEPILAGPGFRIQDLAARFAAWRTALIRGKVITGHTRDFHKDEREMFEATGAKSVIIVPVFAGAAWWGFLGLSEHRRERDWLPVEIESLVLAANIFGSAIHYTTMAEQLREANRTAEEASSAALEANMAKSMFLANMSHEIRTPISGILGMAEMLVTTGLKEDQREHVDMIRDASNALLEIVNDVLDISKIEAGKMELQPEDFVFRKELKTCVRSFGPQASAAGLVFRYSVAEDVPKMVRGDAAKLGQILRNLIGNALKFTEHGLVELNVSMSKREGDRFCLLFRVSDTGEGIAADKLDSIFDEFIQADCSLRKKHKGTGLGLAISRELVHMMGGEIGVESEPGHGSTFHFTAWFDRTQAGEPVAEEKRGRAPEALHLQILLAEDNPMNRKYLTHFLTMFGHTIVTAENGIETLDILKSQGREIDLVLMDIQMPEMSGIEATRAIRESDGRLFDRSVPVIALTAYAMKGDRERMINAGMDDYVSKPVDMQELSAVIVRSMAARKGERGKPLAAPPPAEPPAEPLDMDALMQRFQGNTELFKDILDLFLVEAFDKIAKLDKSVEDLDAKEVGAALHSITNIASHVLAMDVVRRSRDLEKRCYLGELELVIEEVGGLKSRLLELVRAVEAEVVKL